A single genomic interval of Paenibacillus sp. J23TS9 harbors:
- a CDS encoding carbohydrate ABC transporter permease encodes MSIHTRKSGFDRVFDIANYTLMSLILLAIIYPLYIVVISSFSDPDSVNTGSVWLFPKGITFEGYHRIFMEGNIWNGYKNTLIYTFLGTLLSVVLTLPGAYALSRSELMGRNFFMLMIVFTMFFGGGLIPTYLLVKNLGMTNTIWSQIVPGALTAYNMIITRTFFQSSIPKELQESAEIDGSSITRFFLKIVLPLSMPIVAVMVLFNAVAHWNAYFQGLIYLRDERLYPLQLVLREILIVNEAPAESTLGASDDGSMLRIAEIMKYGTIIVSSLPVLVLYPFLQRYFVKGVMIGSIKG; translated from the coding sequence ATGAGTATACATACTCGCAAAAGCGGGTTCGACCGTGTGTTCGATATCGCAAATTACACGTTGATGTCCTTGATCTTGCTGGCGATTATATATCCGCTTTACATCGTCGTCATCTCCTCATTCAGTGATCCGGACAGCGTGAACACCGGAAGCGTATGGTTGTTTCCCAAGGGCATTACCTTTGAGGGGTATCATCGGATATTCATGGAAGGGAATATATGGAACGGTTATAAAAACACCCTGATATATACGTTTCTCGGAACTTTATTGAGTGTTGTCTTAACCTTGCCGGGTGCTTATGCGCTATCCCGCTCTGAACTGATGGGACGTAACTTTTTTATGCTGATGATCGTCTTTACGATGTTTTTTGGCGGTGGGCTGATTCCCACTTACCTGTTAGTTAAAAATCTTGGAATGACCAATACCATCTGGTCCCAAATCGTTCCGGGCGCCTTAACGGCTTATAACATGATCATTACCCGTACCTTCTTTCAATCGAGTATCCCGAAAGAGCTGCAGGAATCTGCTGAAATCGATGGAAGCTCGATTACCCGCTTTTTTCTTAAAATCGTATTGCCTTTATCCATGCCGATCGTAGCCGTGATGGTGCTGTTTAACGCGGTCGCTCATTGGAACGCTTATTTCCAGGGTCTCATTTATTTGCGGGATGAGCGTCTATATCCTTTGCAGCTGGTATTACGTGAAATCTTAATTGTGAATGAGGCTCCGGCTGAATCGACTCTGGGTGCATCCGATGACGGAAGCATGCTTAGAATCGCAGAGATTATGAAGTATGGAACGATTATTGTTTCGAGCTTGCCGGTACTTGTGCTGTATCCTTTCTTGCAGCGGTATTTTGTAAAGGGAGTCATGATAGGGTCCATTAAAGGCTAA